In the Salarias fasciatus chromosome 13, fSalaFa1.1, whole genome shotgun sequence genome, one interval contains:
- the LOC115399389 gene encoding THAP domain-containing protein 3-like, whose product MPESCAAWGCKNRRTVRTKNQGITFHKFPQQKALRRQWEAALRRRGFSASSSSVLCSAHFRPEDLDTTGQIVRVRAGVRPSVFCFSKSLQPPGVRHGSTAASDRTRTSRSASHRAAVTPCLSSCRRTVPPAVPCPPSAVPSPPSAVPSVPSPPPAVPSPPPAPPSPPVSTEAEPQSNVQDHSYALPESFSDLKTRLSEALSRVDSLEREMRNAKDRERRAKSMLHFLLAYLRRKNLLNEELKERFSFYSGKII is encoded by the exons atgccGGAGTCGTGCGCTGCGTGGGGCTGTAAAAACCGCCGCACGGTGCGGACCAAGAATCAGGGGATCACCTTCCATAA GTTTCCCCAGCAGAAGGCTCTGCGGAGGCAGTGGGAGGCTGcgctgaggaggagaggcttCTCCGCATCCAGCTCCTCCGTGCTCTGCAGCGCCCACTTCCGTCCGGAGGACCTCGACACCACGGGCCAGATCGTCCGGGTCAGAGCCGGGGTCAGACCGTCCGTCTTCTGCTTCAGCAAGAGCCTGCAACCCCCGGGGGTCCGCCACGGTTCTACAGCAGCctctgacagaaccagaaccagcaggtcGGCctcacacagagctgcagtgacgccgtgtctctcctcctgcaggcggaCA gttccccctgctgttccctgtcctccctctgctgttccctctcctccctctgctgttccctctgttccctctcctccccctgctgttccctctcctccccctgctcctccttctcctccagtgTCTACAGAGGCGGAGCCGCAGTCAAACGTG CAGGACCACTCGTACGCGCTGCCCGAGTCCTTCAGCgacctgaagaccagactgagcGAGGCCTTGTCCCGGGTGGACAGTCTGGAGCGAGAGATGAGGAACGCCAAGGACCGCGAACGGAGGGCCAAGAGCATGCTGCACTTCCTGCTGGCGTacctgaggaggaagaaccTTCTGaacgaggagctgaaggagagaTTCAGCTTCTACTCGGGGAAAATCATCTAA